One part of the Hydra vulgaris chromosome 01, alternate assembly HydraT2T_AEP genome encodes these proteins:
- the LOC136075038 gene encoding interferon-induced very large GTPase 1-like, which produces MFGIQFPVSAGRCTKGAYLQLIPVSLENDKNNAILVVDTEGLGAPEYKNNNTHDNEIATFVLGISDIAILNVRGELPNDIENFLEVSICALMRMDMVDFHPNVVFVHQNCDPSAKEKNISGRNTFMKQMDEVVVAQADIMQKRYRYFQDTVDISLENDIFYFPQLMEGSGSMAPPSEFYSEACSELRDHILTKILSSKTKSKSLEDFCNKIELVWNGILEENFVLSLNNNAEIQVKYEIENEISIWRSKLECSLNENLEIVYNEIISFFRSNFEETACKEYLSLKSYDFWAKSIELNNAQAEAFAKFIDKKTVNQTIFQKWKQRYINRMEQIHFNFVKNCEGCIEKCFTDQLNC; this is translated from the coding sequence ATGTTTGGAATACAGTTTCCTGTGAGTGCTGGGCGCTGCACAAAAGGAGcttatttacaattaattcCAGTTTCTTTGGAAAACGACAAGAATAATGCAATCCTTGTTGTTGATACAGAAGGATTAGGCGCTCCTGagtacaaaaataacaatacccACGATAACGAAATAGCAACCTTCGTTCTTGGGATTTCAGATATTGCAATACTTAATGTGCGCGGAGAGTTACCAAATGACATAGAGAACTTTTTAGAAGTAAGTATTTGCGCGCTTATGAGAATGGATATGGTAGATTTTCATCCGAATGTCGTGTTTGTTCATCAAAACTGTGATCCATCTgcgaaagaaaaaaacatatctGGTCGAAATACTTTTATGAAACAAATGGATGAGGTTGTTGTAGCACAAGCTGATATAATGCAGAAGAGATATCGATACTTTCAAGATACCGTTGACATTTCACtagaaaatgatattttttattttccacaACTAATGGAAGGATCTGGCTCAATGGCACCACCAAGTGAATTTTATAGCGAAGCTTGCTCGGAATTAAGAGatcatattttaactaaaatactCTCAAGCAAgacaaaaagtaaaagtttagaagatttttgcaataaaatagaATTGGTCTGGAATGgaattttagaagaaaattttgttttaagtctAAATAACAATGCGGAGATTCAAGTCAAATATGAAATTGAAAACGAAATAAGCATATGGAGATCAAAATTAGAATgtagtttaaatgaaaatcttgAAATTGTTTACAATGAAATTATATCCTTTTTTAGGTCTAACTTCGAAGAAACCGCTTGTAAAGAATACTTATCGttaaaaagttatgattttTGGGCTAAATCTATCGAATTAAACAATGCACAAGCAGAAGCGTTCGCGAAATTTATCGACAAAAAAACAGTAAACCaaaccatttttcaaaaatggaaACAACGCTATATTAATAGAATGGAACAAATTCACTTCAATTTCGTTAAAAATTGTGAAGGATgcattgaaaaatgtttcactgATCAACTGAACTGTTAA